One Rhinolophus sinicus isolate RSC01 linkage group LG06, ASM3656204v1, whole genome shotgun sequence DNA window includes the following coding sequences:
- the PIDD1 gene encoding p53-induced death domain-containing protein 1 isoform X3 — protein sequence MAAVEEGLEPQLAAAEDAAEDAADTVDAWPAAPPLLAGNRLSLDLYPGGCQRLLHLCAQQTPQLLEVEFLQLSGHEDPQLLEATLAQVPWSLPHLRSLVLKGGQQRDALGACLRGSLTTLPARLSGLARLAHLDLSFNSLETLPACVPQMCALGALLLSHNHLSELPEALGALPALSFLAVTHNRLQALPTALGALSTLQCLDLSENLLDSVPPEIGGLSSLAELSLASNRLQSLPASLAGLRSLRLLVLHSNLLASVPAGLARLPLLTRLDLRDNQLRDVPPELLDAPFVRLQGNPLGKALPDSHSPPGTPMVPEMPRLFLTSDLDSFPVTPQGCSVTLACGVRLQFPAGATTTSVTIRYRQWQPEPRLVPLGPHDTLLSGVLELQPHGVAFQQEVDLWLLFVSPRSRRCREVVVRTLSDDSWSDLETHLEEEAPKRLWAHCQVPHFSWFLVVSRPVSNACLVPPEGTLLFSSGHPGVKVTFPPGATEEPRHVCMQVVRMAGRELQALLQEPEAAVSPLLCLSQSGPSSFLQPVTVQLPLPPGITGLSLDRSRLHLLYRAPPAATWDDITAQVALELTHLYARFQVTHFSWYWLWYTTKACVGHLAGKAWRRLRLHHVNLIALQRRRDPEQILLQCLPRSKVDATLRRLLERYRGPEPSDTVEMFEGERFFAAFERGIDVDADRPDCVEGRVCFVFYSHLKNVKEVYVTTTLDRQAQAVRGQVSFYRGAVPGEVPEEVPAARHRKGVDALWMATLPIKLPKLPRSEGLGHRANLSLAPLNLGDADTGFLTQSNLLSVAGRLGPDWPTVALHLGVSYQELQRIRHEFRDDLDGQIRHMLFSWAERQAGQPGAVGLLMQALEQSDRRDVAEEVRAVLELGRHKYLDGIRRTSLDPGGLGPTGPSASKSPERV from the exons ATGGCTGCAGTGGAGGAGGGGCTGGAACCCCAGTTGGCTGCTGCAGAAGATGCTGCAGAAGATGCTGCAGATACTGTGGATGCGTGGCCCGCGGCACCTCCTCTCCTGGCTGGGAACCGGCTGAGCCTGGACCTGTACCCGGGGGGCTGCCAGCGGCTGCTGCACCTGTGTGCCCAGCAGACCCCTCAGCTGCTGGAGGTGGAGTTCCTGCAGCTGAGTGGCCACGAGGACCCTCAGCTGCTGGAAGCCACCCTGGCCCAGGTGCCGTGGAGCCTGCCACACCTCCGCTCCCTGGTCCTCAAAG GTGGACAACAACGGGATGCGCTGGGTGCCTGCCTCCGGGGCTCCCTGACCACACTGCCGGCCAGACTGAGTGGCCTGGCACGCTTGGCGCACCTGGATCTGAGCTTCAACAGCCTGGAGACACTGCCAGCCTGCGTCCCGCAGATGTGTGCCTTGGGTGCCCTGCTGCTCTCTCACAACCACCTCTCAGAGCTGCCTGAGGCCCTGGGGGCCCTTCCCGCCCTCTCCTTCCTTGCCGTGACCCACAACCGCCTGCAAGCGCTGCCCACAGCACTGGGGGCCCTGTCCACCCTGCAGTGCCTCGATCTCTCGGAGAACCTCCTGGACAGTGTGCCCCCCGAGATCGGAGGCCTGAGCAGCCTCGCTGAGCTCAGTCTGGCATCCAACCGGCTGCAGAGCCTCCCGGCTTCCCTTG CGGGGCTGCGCTCCTTGCGCCTCCTCGTTCTGCACAGCAACCTCCTGGCCTCCGTGCCCGCCGGCCTGGCCCGCCTCCCACTGCTCACCCGGCTGGACCTGAGGGACAACCAGCTTCGGGACGTGCCCCCCGAGCTGCTGGATGCCCCCTTTGTGCGCCTGCAGGGGAACCCCCTGGGCAAGGCCCTGCCAGACTCCCACAGTCCCCCAG GGACACCCATGGTCCCAGAAATGCCCAGACTGTTCCTGACCTCAGATTTGGACAG CTTCCCCGTGACCCCCCAAGGCTGCTCTGTGACCCTGGCCTGCGGTGTCCGCCTGCAGTTCCCTGCTGGTGCCACTACTACCTCTGTCACCATCCGCTATCGACAGTGGCAGCCGGAGCCGCGCCTCGTCCCCCTGGGTCCCCATGACACCTTGCTCAGTGGTGTCTTGGAACTGCAGCCCCATGGGGTGGCCTTCCAGCAG GAGGTGGACCTGTGGCTGCTCTTCGTATCCCCACGGTCCCGTCGTTGCCGTGAGGTGGTGGTGAGGACTCTGAGTGACGACAGCTGGAGTGACCTGGAGACCCACCTGGAAGAAGAGGCGCCGAAG CGGCTCTGGGCTCACTGCCAGGTACCCCACTTCTCGTGGTTCCTTGTGGTTTCACGCCCTGTGTCCAACGCTTGCCTGGTGCCACCAGAGGGGACATTGCTGTTCTCCTCGGGGCATCCTGGGGTCAAGGTCACATTTCCCCCTGGAGCCACCGAGGAGCCTCGTCACGTCTGCATGCAA GTGGTGCGCATGGCAGGCAGGGAGCTGCAGGCCCTGTTGCAGGAGCCGGAGGCAGCTGTGAGCCCCCTTCTGTGCCTCTCCCAGAGTGGCCCTTCCAGCTTCCTCCAGCCGGTCACCGTGCAGCTGCCTCTGCCCCCTGGCATCACAG GCCTGAGCCTGGACCGCTCCCGCCTGCACCTGCTGTACCGGGCCCCTCCTGCAGCCACCTGGGATGACATCACGGCTCAGGTGGCACTCGAGCTCACCCACCTGTATGCTCGCTTCCAGGTCACACACTTCTCCTG gtACTGGCTGTGGTACACCACCAAGGCCTGTGTGGGGCACCTGGCGGGCAAGGCCTGGCGGCGGCTGCGTCTCCACCATGTCAACCTCATCGCACTGCAGAGACGCCGGGACCCCGAGCAGATCCTGCTGCAGTGCCTGCCCCGCAGCAAG GTGGATGCCACCTTGCGACGCCTGCTGGAACGGTACCGCGGCCCCGAGCCCTCCGACACGGTGGAGATGTTTGAGGGCGAGAGATTCTTTGCTGCCTTTGAGAGGGGCATCGACGTGGATGCCG aCCGCCCCGACTGCGTGGAGGGCAGAGTGTGCTTCGTGTTCTACTCACACCTGAAGAACGTGAAGGAGGTGTATGTGACCACCACCCTAGACCGGCAGGCCCAGGCTGTGCGGGGCCAG GTGTCCTTTTATCGGGGAGCAGTGCCTGGCGAGGTGCCTGAGGAGGTGCCGGCCGCCCGGCACAGGAAGGGTGTGGATGCCCTGTGGATGGCCACTCTGCCCATCAAGTTGCCG AAACTGCCCCGCTCTGAGGGGCTGGGCCATAGGGCTAACCTCTCCCTGGCACCTCTGAACCTGGGTGATGCTGACACCGGCTTCCTGACCCAGAGCAACCTGCTGAGTGTGGCCGGGCGCCTGGGCCCTGACTGGCCGACAGTGGCCCTGCACCTGGGCGTGTCCTACCAGGAGCTGCAGCGTATCCGGCATGAGTTCCG GGATGACCTGGATGGGCAGATCCGACACATGCTCTTCTCTTGGGCCGAGCGCCAGGCCGGGCagccaggggctgtggggctcCTCATGCAGGCCCTGGAGCAGAGTGACCGGCGTGACGTGGCCGAAGAGGTGCGGGCTGTCTTGGAGCTCGGCCGCCACAAGTACCTGGACGGCATCCGACGCACAAGCCTGGACCCTGGGGGCCTTGGCCCGACTGGCCCTTCGGCATCAAAGTCCCCAGAGCGTGTCTAG